TAGTGGTAGATGAGGTGACTGTAAAAGTGGAGGGCTACGCTTCTCCCCTATTGAATGCAGATAGTCACCTAGGAGACGGACAATCACATGGCAGAGATTTCTTAGATTATAGGGGAAGCTTAGAGACAACTGTAAATGTTGCCACCCTCTCCCCTTTACACACGTTCAGGGATCGCAATCCAGGGTCCACGTCGATGGCACCTTCCGCATCACACAGCCATGTCCTTTCCAATCAGCTGTTGAACTCAAATGACCGGGCTAGAGCCCAGGCTCAGGGAGGGGGAGCCACATCAGGCAATGTtaaagagaaacggttcctctgcatgttctgtaacaaaggcttcagctgcttccagaaggtggagatccaccagagggtccatACAGGGGtaaaacccttcagctgtacccagtgtcatatGCGCTTTTCCGTGGCTGgcaacctgaagaggcaccagagggtccacacaggggtgaaacccttcagctgtacgcATTGTCAAATGCACTTCGCTCAGGCTGGTGACCTGAAGAGGCAcgagagggtccacacaggggagaaacccttcagctgcccccagtgtgagaagaggttctcacGCCAGCACCAGCTGAAGATtcacctgaaggtccacacgggaGAGAGGTTGTTCGCCTGTACGCACTGCAGGAAGAGTTTCTCAGAGAGAAGCTACCTCCGGATACACCACCAGAAAAAACATTCCACTCAATGACATAGAAAGTAACCATTCCATTCAACAGCTTCTGACGTTTTTGTCAAACCAAGCATTAAACACAAAGATTTGTTTTCATTGTTGTCAGCTAAAAAGACCCACAGATGCATTTGGAATAACAAGGGTAACATATTTCAGTATATATTGCTTCCAGACATTGTAAAATAAaaggcatacagtgcattcggaaagtattcagacccttgactttttctacattttgttactttacagcttttcctaaaattgatttaaataagaacaaatcaatctacacacaaacgcataatgacaaagcaaaaacaggttaagaatttttagcaaatttattaaaaataaataacagaaaccttatttacaaaagtattcagactgagctctctaccaatcaggcctttatggttgagtcgccagaccgaagccactcctcagtaaaaaggcacatgacaacctgtttggagtttgccaaaaaggcacctaaaggactctcagaccatgagaaacaagattctccggtccgatgaaaccaagattgaactctggcctgaatgccaagcgtcacgtctggaggaaacctggcaccacccctatGGTGAAGCCTGGTGGTGTGGGgtagtttttcagcggcagacactgggagacta
This sequence is a window from Oncorhynchus tshawytscha isolate Ot180627B linkage group LG34, Otsh_v2.0, whole genome shotgun sequence. Protein-coding genes within it:
- the LOC112231950 gene encoding protein krueppel-like — protein: MDTEILTVTQRFLHKGSDHRSDPERLGCPPAPGSVYLPVFHQSQINSHGDGDSLDTDGDVPCCSYTTEMDPGNISLGLETQTDLSRGDWNQYTSSVYSEGCLDKKGEVIVVDEVTVKVEGYASPLLNADSHLGDGQSHGRDFLDYRGSLETTVNVATLSPLHTFRDRNPGSTSMAPSASHSHVLSNQLLNSNDRARAQAQGGGATSGNVKEKRFLCMFCNKGFSCFQKVEIHQRVHTGVKPFSCTQCHMRFSVAGNLKRHQRVHTGVKPFSCTHCQMHFAQAGDLKRHERVHTGEKPFSCPQCEKRFSRQHQLKIHLKVHTGERLFACTHCRKSFSERSYLRIHHQKKHSTQ